One genomic window of Limanda limanda chromosome 16, fLimLim1.1, whole genome shotgun sequence includes the following:
- the gulp1a gene encoding PTB domain-containing engulfment adapter protein 1 isoform X1, whose product MNRAFNRKKDKSWMHTPDALAKHYIPYNVKFLGNTEVEAPKGTEVVKDAVRKLKFQRHIKKSEGQKTPKVELQISIYGVKILDLKTKDVQHNCQLHRISFCADDKTDKRIFTFICKDSESNKHLCFVFDSEKCAEEITLTIGQAFDLAYKKFLESGGKDVETRKQIGTLQKRVRLTSKCNIQELESENSELKQQLQDLEEQLMITHSPPPLHINASNEAYMLQRPSSLFWCHSIKSLSCLEISSVTLTPMSSPESNLSSGLLTPPPAKAAPLPPKPAEGCSIPRPRGGSISIKPQSSTDVFDMVPFSPVTPLVPTVASNGCPPPPPTTLPPDIRKDLFGSEPFDPFTCGSADFPPDIQSKLDEMQRQRWRGSKWD is encoded by the exons ttCCTTGGAAACACAGAGGTTGAAGCCCCGAAAGGCACAGAAGTTGTAAAGGATGCGGTCAGAAAGCTCAAG TTTCAGAGGCACATCAAGAAGTCGGAGGGACAGAAGACTCCCAAAGTGGAATTGCAGATTTCCATTTATGGCGTGAAAATACTAGATCTCAAGACAAAA GATGTGCAGCACAACTGTCAGCTCCACCGGATATCGTTCTGTGCAGACGACAAGACGGACAAAAGAATATTCACTTTCATCTGCAAAGACTCCGAGTCCAACAAACACCTCTGCTTCGTGTTTGACAGTGAAAAGTGT GCAGAGGAGATCACTCTGACCATCGGCCAGGCCTTCGACTTGGCCTACAAGAAGTTCCTGGAGTCCGGAGGCAAAGACGTGGAAACCAGGAAACAGATCGGGACGCTTCAGAAACGAGTGCGTCTCACAtcca AGTGTAAT ATTCAGGAACTGGAATCAGAAAACTCTGAGCTcaagcagcagcttcaggatcTTGAAGAGCAGCTGATGATCACTCACTCTCCACCG ccgCTGCACATTAACGCCTCCAACGAAGCGTACATGCTGCAGAGGCCCTCGTCTCTCTTCTGGTGTCACAGCATCAAGTCACTGTCCTGTCTGGAGATCTCCTCTGTCACTCTCACCCCTATGAGCTCGCCGGAGTCCAACCTGTCCAGCGGGCTACTAACTCCTCCGCCTGCCaaagctgctcctcttcctcctaagCCTGCGGAGGGATGCAGCATCCCGCGGCCTCGC GGAGGAAGCATCTCCATCAAACCACAGTCGTCCACAGACGTCTTCGACATGGTTCCCTTCTCCCCTGTGACACCGCTGGTTCCCACAGTGGCCAGTAACGGCTGCCCGCCACCACCCCCGACCACATTGCCACCAGATATAA ggaaGGACTTGTTTGGTTCGGAGCCTTTCGATCCGTTCACCTGCGGCTCGGCCGACTTCCCTCCGGACATCCAGTCCAAGCTGGATGAGATGCAG CGTCAGAGATG GAGGGGTTCAAAATGGGACTGA
- the gulp1a gene encoding PTB domain-containing engulfment adapter protein 1 isoform X2, which produces MNRAFNRKKDKSWMHTPDALAKHYIPYNVKFLGNTEVEAPKGTEVVKDAVRKLKFQRHIKKSEGQKTPKVELQISIYGVKILDLKTKDVQHNCQLHRISFCADDKTDKRIFTFICKDSESNKHLCFVFDSEKCAEEITLTIGQAFDLAYKKFLESGGKDVETRKQIGTLQKRIQELESENSELKQQLQDLEEQLMITHSPPGGSISIKPQSSTDVFDMVPFSPVTPLVPTVASNGCPPPPPTTLPPDIRKDLFGSEPFDPFTCGSADFPPDIQSKLDEMQEGFKMGLTLEGAVFSLDPLDSRC; this is translated from the exons ttCCTTGGAAACACAGAGGTTGAAGCCCCGAAAGGCACAGAAGTTGTAAAGGATGCGGTCAGAAAGCTCAAG TTTCAGAGGCACATCAAGAAGTCGGAGGGACAGAAGACTCCCAAAGTGGAATTGCAGATTTCCATTTATGGCGTGAAAATACTAGATCTCAAGACAAAA GATGTGCAGCACAACTGTCAGCTCCACCGGATATCGTTCTGTGCAGACGACAAGACGGACAAAAGAATATTCACTTTCATCTGCAAAGACTCCGAGTCCAACAAACACCTCTGCTTCGTGTTTGACAGTGAAAAGTGT GCAGAGGAGATCACTCTGACCATCGGCCAGGCCTTCGACTTGGCCTACAAGAAGTTCCTGGAGTCCGGAGGCAAAGACGTGGAAACCAGGAAACAGATCGGGACGCTTCAGAAACGA ATTCAGGAACTGGAATCAGAAAACTCTGAGCTcaagcagcagcttcaggatcTTGAAGAGCAGCTGATGATCACTCACTCTCCACCG GGAGGAAGCATCTCCATCAAACCACAGTCGTCCACAGACGTCTTCGACATGGTTCCCTTCTCCCCTGTGACACCGCTGGTTCCCACAGTGGCCAGTAACGGCTGCCCGCCACCACCCCCGACCACATTGCCACCAGATATAA ggaaGGACTTGTTTGGTTCGGAGCCTTTCGATCCGTTCACCTGCGGCTCGGCCGACTTCCCTCCGGACATCCAGTCCAAGCTGGATGAGATGCAG GAGGGGTTCAAAATGGGACTGACCCTGGAGGGCGCCGTGTTCTCCCTGGATCCGCTCGACAGCCGCTGCTGA